One segment of Drosophila ananassae strain 14024-0371.13 chromosome 3R, ASM1763931v2, whole genome shotgun sequence DNA contains the following:
- the LOC6497874 gene encoding uncharacterized protein LOC6497874 isoform X1 gives MTETFDEELFETRLEALKDTQDGIQQMSNWCLQHRSNHKKIIQCWLNVFKRVRVDHRLVLFYLANDVIQYSKRKRYEFVECWATALQRATTMVRDERVKDKILRIFKIWEQREIYNEEYLSDLSGLLNIAPPKKSQVDVSDEFQNATLIAQVRECVELAEATDKSMKKLPKPPTFEIEVIKQQLKDKSHSGDIEKEVERYVAYINACNKNLQNEIKSRKAVLAGLEAAKKFYEHQGKEVKVVASAYKSFGTRIKIVKRKLDETIPTLASPIPSPDINAPSPERDADLQLPDENNSSLGMNLFGGGLNGFSSYLDSGKLPFDINDFKRDSKDQGSAIEVIGSRSDDEGYAPNANFYKPEPISSSNNSSIPGLGGGSAEYTPNPPLFGSSSQDQYVPPPPSHMYGGNGSAVGNGSQEYAPSSMPPPPLPPSLGPGGGGDDFNSTWNMSMSWTALDTSLNSSGASSSSYANQSTPHSPPHFERKGNAGAAPIEYNEHLHTDSAALGAEDVDHRTLQLPPAFDFGAKLGLSKDKSRQLVDIDHRNLISLTGSPGGAEKVDPSFSVFDEFSGGDVDYRIVPHPSEDGMMAPPGNSYAKTKVSSPHKSNASSSSESDRVDGSARYDPADMVVDMDMSDDDIDESLREPKENNTGDGDANGDSSSRPVLLETPSEFMNSWESSNPFMGPPMPDQDQEQLQHQQQNQQQGWNQMPPMQMGGGGGPAPPPPRPPFGAPFQPFQRFPMNGPDGPMPGRGRGRGRGGWNGPGPNGPFRPPFQRMPGPGFEGPGPGPRPFFPRGGGPGGPMRGRGRMRGKAWMM, from the exons ATGACGGAGACCTTCGACGAGGAGCTGTTCGAGACGCGCCTGGAGGCGCTGAAGGACACGCAGGACGGCATCCAGCAGATGTCCAACTGGTGCCTGCAGCATCGCTCCAACCACAAAAAGATCATCCAGTGCTGGCTTAATGTTTTCAAGCGAG TTCGCGTGGATCACCGCCTCGTGCTCTTCTACCTGGCCAACGATGTCATCCAGTACAGCAAGCGCAAGCGCTACGAGTTTGTCGAGTGCTGGGCCACGGCGCTCCAGCGAGCCACCACCATGGTTAG GGACGAACGCGTCAAGGACAAAATCCTTCGCATATTCAAGATCTGGGAGCAGAGAGAGATCTACAACGAGGAGTACCTCAGCGACCTGAGCGGGCTCCTCAACATAGCTCCGCCAAAAAAGTCCCAGGTCGACGTGAGCGACGAGTTCCAGAACGCCACACTGATAGCCCAGGTTAGGGAGTGCGTGGAGCTGGCCGAAGCCACCGACAAGAGCATGAAGAAGCTGCCCAAACCGCCTACCTTTGAGATCGAAGTCATCAAGCAGCAGCTGAAGGACAAGAGCCACTCGGGCGACATAGAGAAGGAGGTGGAGCGGTACGTGGCCTACATAAACGCATGCAACAAGAACCTGCAGAACGAAATCAAGAGCAGAAAGGCGGTTCTGGCCGGCCTGGAGGCTGCCAAGAAGTTCTACGAGCACCAAGGGAAAGAAGTGAAAGTGGTGGCAAGt GCCTATAAGAGCTTCGGAACTAGgattaaaattgttaaaagaAAGCTAGACGAGACCATCCCTACCCTGGCCAGTCCCATTCCATCCCCGGACATAAACGCCCCCTCGCCGGAGCGAGATGCCGATCTCCAGTTGCCCGATGAGAACAACTCATCCCTGGGAATG AACCTTTTTGGCGGAGGCTTGAACGGCTTTTCCAGTTACCTGGACAGCGGAAAGCTGCCGTTCGACATAAACGACTTCAAGCGGGACTCGAAGGACCAGGGCAGCGCCATAGAGGTAATCGGATCTCGGTCGGACGACGAGGGCTATGCACCGAATGCCAACTTCTACAAGCCGGAGCCGATCTCTAGTTCGAATAATAGCTCCATTCCTGGTCTCGGTGGAGGATCGGCGGAGTATACGCCGAATCCTCCTCTATTCGGATCCAGCAGCCAGGACCAGTATGTGCCGCCACCCCCATCCCATATGTATGGAGGAAACGGAAGCGCAGTGGGCAATGGAAGCCAGGAATACGCTCCCTCGTCTATGCCACCGCCACCCCTGCCACCATCGCTCGGACCAGGGGGAGGAGGGGACGACTTTAACAGCACATGGAACATGAGCATGTCGTGGACGGCGCTGGACACCAGCCTGAACAGCAGCGGGGCCAGCTCCTCTTCGTACGCGAACCAATCGACGCCGCATTCGCCGCCCCACTTTGAGCGAAAGGGAAACGCAGGGGCCGCTCCCATCGAATATAATGAGCACCTGCACACTGATTCAGCAGCGTTGGGCGCAGAGGACGTGGACCATCGGACGTTGCAGCTCCCACCAGCCTTCGACTTTGGGGCCAAGCTGGGATTGAGCAAGGACAAGTCCAGGCAGCTGGTGGACATAGACCACAGGAATCTAATATCCCTCACTGGTTCGCCGGGCGGAGCAGAAAAGGTAGACCCTTCATTTTCGGTATTTGAT GAGTTTTCTGGTGGGGATGTAGACTACCGGATCGTACCGCATCCCAGTGAGGATGGAATGATGGCTCCCCCAGGAAATAGCTATGCCAAGACGAAGGTCAGCTCTCCCCATAAATCGAATGCCA GCTCTTCATCCGAATCGGATCGTGTGGATGGCTCTGCCCGGTATGATCCTGCGGATATGGTGGTGGATATGGACATGTCGGACGACGACATTGATGAGTCCTTGAGAG AACCAAAGGAGAATAATACGGGAGATGGCGACGCAAATGGGGATTCATCATCCCGTCCTGTCTTGCTTGAGACTCCTTCGGAGTTCATGAATTCCTGGGAGTCCAGCAATCCATTCATGGGGCCTCCCATGCCAgatcaggatcaggagcagcttcaacaccagcagcagaaCCAACAGCAGGGATGGAATCAAATGCCTCCGATGCAAATGGGCGGAGGCGGTGGTCCTGCGCCGCCACCACCGCGCCCGCCTTTCGGTGCTCCCTTCCAGCCATTTCAGAGATTTCCTATGAACGGTCCGGACGGACCAATGCCCGGACGAGGGCGAGGCAGAGGACGAGGCGGCTGGAACGGACCCGGCCCGAACGGTCCCTTTAGGCCGCCATTTCAGCGTATGCCCGGTCCCGGATTCGAAGGCCCTGGTCCCGGGCCGCGACCCTTCTTCCCGCGCGGCGGCGGTCCCGGAGGTCCGATGAGGGGTCGCGGACGGATGCGCGGTAAAGCTTGGATGATGTAA
- the LOC6497874 gene encoding uncharacterized protein LOC6497874 isoform X2 has product MTETFDEELFETRLEALKDTQDGIQQMSNWCLQHRSNHKKIIQCWLNVFKRVRVDHRLVLFYLANDVIQYSKRKRYEFVECWATALQRATTMVRDERVKDKILRIFKIWEQREIYNEEYLSDLSGLLNIAPPKKSQVDVSDEFQNATLIAQVRECVELAEATDKSMKKLPKPPTFEIEVIKQQLKDKSHSGDIEKEVERYVAYINACNKNLQNEIKSRKAVLAGLEAAKKFYEHQGKEVKVVASAYKSFGTRIKIVKRKLDETIPTLASPIPSPDINAPSPERDADLQLPDENNSSLGMNLFGGGLNGFSSYLDSGKLPFDINDFKRDSKDQGSAIEVIGSRSDDEGYAPNANFYKPEPISSSNNSSIPGLGGGSAEYTPNPPLFGSSSQDQYVPPPPSHMYGGNGSAVGNGSQEYAPSSMPPPPLPPSLGPGGGGDDFNSTWNMSMSWTALDTSLNSSGASSSSYANQSTPHSPPHFERKGNAGAAPIEYNEHLHTDSAALGAEDVDHRTLQLPPAFDFGAKLGLSKDKSRQLVDIDHRNLISLTGSPGGAEKEFSGGDVDYRIVPHPSEDGMMAPPGNSYAKTKVSSPHKSNASSSSESDRVDGSARYDPADMVVDMDMSDDDIDESLREPKENNTGDGDANGDSSSRPVLLETPSEFMNSWESSNPFMGPPMPDQDQEQLQHQQQNQQQGWNQMPPMQMGGGGGPAPPPPRPPFGAPFQPFQRFPMNGPDGPMPGRGRGRGRGGWNGPGPNGPFRPPFQRMPGPGFEGPGPGPRPFFPRGGGPGGPMRGRGRMRGKAWMM; this is encoded by the exons ATGACGGAGACCTTCGACGAGGAGCTGTTCGAGACGCGCCTGGAGGCGCTGAAGGACACGCAGGACGGCATCCAGCAGATGTCCAACTGGTGCCTGCAGCATCGCTCCAACCACAAAAAGATCATCCAGTGCTGGCTTAATGTTTTCAAGCGAG TTCGCGTGGATCACCGCCTCGTGCTCTTCTACCTGGCCAACGATGTCATCCAGTACAGCAAGCGCAAGCGCTACGAGTTTGTCGAGTGCTGGGCCACGGCGCTCCAGCGAGCCACCACCATGGTTAG GGACGAACGCGTCAAGGACAAAATCCTTCGCATATTCAAGATCTGGGAGCAGAGAGAGATCTACAACGAGGAGTACCTCAGCGACCTGAGCGGGCTCCTCAACATAGCTCCGCCAAAAAAGTCCCAGGTCGACGTGAGCGACGAGTTCCAGAACGCCACACTGATAGCCCAGGTTAGGGAGTGCGTGGAGCTGGCCGAAGCCACCGACAAGAGCATGAAGAAGCTGCCCAAACCGCCTACCTTTGAGATCGAAGTCATCAAGCAGCAGCTGAAGGACAAGAGCCACTCGGGCGACATAGAGAAGGAGGTGGAGCGGTACGTGGCCTACATAAACGCATGCAACAAGAACCTGCAGAACGAAATCAAGAGCAGAAAGGCGGTTCTGGCCGGCCTGGAGGCTGCCAAGAAGTTCTACGAGCACCAAGGGAAAGAAGTGAAAGTGGTGGCAAGt GCCTATAAGAGCTTCGGAACTAGgattaaaattgttaaaagaAAGCTAGACGAGACCATCCCTACCCTGGCCAGTCCCATTCCATCCCCGGACATAAACGCCCCCTCGCCGGAGCGAGATGCCGATCTCCAGTTGCCCGATGAGAACAACTCATCCCTGGGAATG AACCTTTTTGGCGGAGGCTTGAACGGCTTTTCCAGTTACCTGGACAGCGGAAAGCTGCCGTTCGACATAAACGACTTCAAGCGGGACTCGAAGGACCAGGGCAGCGCCATAGAGGTAATCGGATCTCGGTCGGACGACGAGGGCTATGCACCGAATGCCAACTTCTACAAGCCGGAGCCGATCTCTAGTTCGAATAATAGCTCCATTCCTGGTCTCGGTGGAGGATCGGCGGAGTATACGCCGAATCCTCCTCTATTCGGATCCAGCAGCCAGGACCAGTATGTGCCGCCACCCCCATCCCATATGTATGGAGGAAACGGAAGCGCAGTGGGCAATGGAAGCCAGGAATACGCTCCCTCGTCTATGCCACCGCCACCCCTGCCACCATCGCTCGGACCAGGGGGAGGAGGGGACGACTTTAACAGCACATGGAACATGAGCATGTCGTGGACGGCGCTGGACACCAGCCTGAACAGCAGCGGGGCCAGCTCCTCTTCGTACGCGAACCAATCGACGCCGCATTCGCCGCCCCACTTTGAGCGAAAGGGAAACGCAGGGGCCGCTCCCATCGAATATAATGAGCACCTGCACACTGATTCAGCAGCGTTGGGCGCAGAGGACGTGGACCATCGGACGTTGCAGCTCCCACCAGCCTTCGACTTTGGGGCCAAGCTGGGATTGAGCAAGGACAAGTCCAGGCAGCTGGTGGACATAGACCACAGGAATCTAATATCCCTCACTGGTTCGCCGGGCGGAGCAGAAAAG GAGTTTTCTGGTGGGGATGTAGACTACCGGATCGTACCGCATCCCAGTGAGGATGGAATGATGGCTCCCCCAGGAAATAGCTATGCCAAGACGAAGGTCAGCTCTCCCCATAAATCGAATGCCA GCTCTTCATCCGAATCGGATCGTGTGGATGGCTCTGCCCGGTATGATCCTGCGGATATGGTGGTGGATATGGACATGTCGGACGACGACATTGATGAGTCCTTGAGAG AACCAAAGGAGAATAATACGGGAGATGGCGACGCAAATGGGGATTCATCATCCCGTCCTGTCTTGCTTGAGACTCCTTCGGAGTTCATGAATTCCTGGGAGTCCAGCAATCCATTCATGGGGCCTCCCATGCCAgatcaggatcaggagcagcttcaacaccagcagcagaaCCAACAGCAGGGATGGAATCAAATGCCTCCGATGCAAATGGGCGGAGGCGGTGGTCCTGCGCCGCCACCACCGCGCCCGCCTTTCGGTGCTCCCTTCCAGCCATTTCAGAGATTTCCTATGAACGGTCCGGACGGACCAATGCCCGGACGAGGGCGAGGCAGAGGACGAGGCGGCTGGAACGGACCCGGCCCGAACGGTCCCTTTAGGCCGCCATTTCAGCGTATGCCCGGTCCCGGATTCGAAGGCCCTGGTCCCGGGCCGCGACCCTTCTTCCCGCGCGGCGGCGGTCCCGGAGGTCCGATGAGGGGTCGCGGACGGATGCGCGGTAAAGCTTGGATGATGTAA
- the LOC123257416 gene encoding uncharacterized protein LOC123257416, producing the protein MWIGLVIISSLGACLLSSSDAVVFKMTNAVCKSYNQSWVVFELCRLKAVGRDKVVFNMIGNILHPTNSVHVHLDVLKKANGFKPWVISTKLDVCRFLRKKYDPFATMVHSFFGEFSNFNHTCPYVVRSMCAHHKIHYFIH; encoded by the exons ATGTGGATCGGACTGGTAATTATTTCATCGCTGGGTGCCTGCTTACTCAGTTCTAGC GATGCAGTTGTGTTTAAGATGACCAACGCTGTCTGTAAGAGCTACAACCAGTCGTGGGTTGTGTTCGAACTTTGCCGCCTAAAGGCTGTGGGTCGCGATAAGGTAGTTTTTAATATGATTGGGAATATTCTCCATCCGACCAACAGCGTACATGTACACTTGgatgttttaaaaaaagccAATGGGTTTAAGCCATGGGTTATCAGCACAAAGCTGGATGTCTGTCGGTTTTTGCGAAAGAAGTACGACCCATTCGCCACAATGGTTCACAGCTTCTTTGGAGAGTTTTCCAACTTTAATCACACGTGTCCCTACGTGGTAAGATCCATGTGCGCCCATCACAAAATCCACTATTTTATTCACTAA
- the LOC6497657 gene encoding basic helix-loop-helix transcription factor amos, with amino-acid sequence MLTNNEAMEQFYYHEDATVLPQFLDNMQGNDAFQQLEQLIYQQDFTCNADSLSEGTSSCSMEQLYYDTPAVLELEHMLSAQEQQQNPSNSLGKSQTRSTKYWNKQHRSKPYDKLSMSSASSSSSSSSSSGCGGGDVLRKRRLAANARERRRMNSLNDAFDKLRDVVPSLGHDRRLSKYETLQMAQAYIGDLVTLLSRDY; translated from the coding sequence ATGTTGACCAACAACGAAGCCATGGAGCAGTTCTACTACCACGAAGACGCCACAGTTCTACCGCAATTCCTGGACAACATGCAGGGCAACGATGCCTTCCAGCAACTGGAGCAACTGATATACCAACAGGACTTTACCTGCAACGCCGACAGCCTCTCCGAGGGCACCAGCAGCTGCTCCATGGAGCAGTTGTACTACGACACGCCGGCGGTCCTGGAACTGGAGCATATGCTGAGCgcccaggagcagcagcagaatcCCTCCAACTCCCTGGGAAAGAGCCAGACAAGGAGTACGAAATACTGGAACAAGCAGCACCGCAGCAAGCCTTACGACAAGCTATCCATGTCCTCCGCCTCCTCATCGtcctccagctcctcctcctctggtTGCGGCGGTGGCGATGTCCTGCGAAAGCGCCGACTGGCGGCCAACGCCCGGGAGAGGAGGCGGATGAACAGCCTGAACGACGCCTTCGACAAGCTGCGGGACGTGGTGCCGTCTCTGGGTCACGACCGACGGCTCTCCAAGTACGAGACCCTGCAAATGGCGCAGGCCTACATTGGCGACCTGGTCACCCTGCTCTCCAGAGACTACTGA